Proteins found in one Triticum aestivum cultivar Chinese Spring chromosome 4D, IWGSC CS RefSeq v2.1, whole genome shotgun sequence genomic segment:
- the LOC123098868 gene encoding cancer-related nucleoside-triphosphatase produces MAAAPSRCLLVTGPPGVGKTTLVMRVLETLRSSHLHLAVRGFYTREVRENGERVGFEVVTLDGRSGPLASSRIRSPESVRWPTVGKYKVDVASLESLALPELQVKEDTDLFIIDEVGKMELFSPAFFPAVMRVMESNIPVLATIPLPRYGRDIPGVARLRNHPGADVFTLNTGNRDTMRESIYNQLSRLMQKR; encoded by the exons atGGCCGCCGCGCCATCGAGATGTCTCCTCGTCACCGGCCCACCG GGCGTGGGGAAGACGACGCTGGTCATGCGGGTGCTCGAAACCCTCAGGTCGTCccacctgcacctcgccgtccgcGGCTTCTACACCC GGGAGGTGAGGGAGAATGGGGAGCGGGTCGGGTTCGAGGTCGTGACGCTTGACGGGCGAAGCGGACCGCTTGCATCCTCCAGGATTAGAAG CCCTGAGTCTGTTAGATGGCCTACTGTTGGGAAGTACAAAGTAGATGTAGCATCTTTGGAATCGCTAGCATTGCCTGAGTTGCAG GTCAAAGAAGACACAGATCTCTTCATCATTGATGAAGTGGGTAAAATGGAGTTGTTCAGTCCAGCATTTTTCCCTGCTGTGATGAGAGTTATGGAGTCCAACATCCCTGTGCTGGCCACCATACCACTACCAAGATATGGCAGAGACATTCCTGGAG TCGCAAGGTTGAGGAATCATCCTGGAGCAGATGTTTTCACCTTAAATACTGGCAACAGGGATACCATGAGAGAGAGTATCTACAATCAGTTGAGCAGATTGATGCAGAAGAGGTGA